Proteins encoded in a region of the Nitrospirota bacterium genome:
- the rplL gene encoding 50S ribosomal protein L7/L12, whose product MSANLTTDDVLTFIDNMKVLDLAEFVKKIEERYGVSAAAAVPVAVAGAAAGAGAAAAVEEKTSFDVILSSAGDKKIQVIKVVRELTNLGLKEAKDLVDGAPKTLKTGISKEDAEAMKAKLVEQGAQVEIK is encoded by the coding sequence ATGTCGGCAAATTTAACAACGGATGATGTACTTACTTTTATAGACAACATGAAGGTGCTGGACCTGGCTGAATTCGTAAAAAAGATTGAAGAGCGCTATGGTGTTTCTGCTGCAGCGGCTGTGCCTGTTGCAGTTGCAGGCGCGGCAGCCGGCGCCGGTGCTGCAGCGGCTGTTGAAGAAAAGACCAGCTTTGATGTGATACTGAGCAGTGCGGGAGACAAAAAGATCCAGGTAATCAAGGTGGTAAGGGAGTTGACTAATCTTGGACTTAAGGAGGCCAAGGACCTCGTTGATGGCGCGCCCAAGACTTTAAAGACCGGCATATCAAAAGAGGATGCAGAGGCTATGAAGGCCAAGCTTGTTGAGCAGGGTGCGCAGGTTGAAATAAAGTAA